The genomic segment CGACAGAGACATCACGCGCGAGGCGTGGCTGATCATCTCAATCACGCCGATAAGCGGTGCCAACACAATCGGCACACCCGGCATGATGAAAAAATGCTTGGCGTACCTGAATGCTCCCTGCGTCCGGAGACCCTCCAGATGGTAGTAGACCCAGGAGGTGACCGCACAGCCCACCGTCACATTGATGTTTGCGGTTGGCGACATCAGACCAGGGACCTTGCCGATCATGTTCGCGACGAAGATGAAGAGGCCAATCGCGCCAACGAGCGGAAGGTACTTCGGTCCCTTGTCCCCGATGTTCTCTCGAAGCGTGCCGGTGAGAAAATTCACCACGTCCTCGAGCAGGATCTGCAGCTTGCTCGGCTGCTCTACGCTCAGTCGCGCCCGCACGAACGCGCTGA from the Luteitalea sp. genome contains:
- the atpB gene encoding F0F1 ATP synthase subunit A produces the protein MEQLHHELWIVGAVNALLAPLLRPIYAGLGLEWPANAQPIPDYLVMCFLVVIGLTLLSAFVRARLSVEQPSKLQILLEDVVNFLTGTLRENIGDKGPKYLPLVGAIGLFIFVANMIGKVPGLMSPTANINVTVGCAVTSWVYYHLEGLRTQGAFRYAKHFFIMPGVPIVLAPLIGVIEMISHASRVMSLSLRLFGNVFGEEMIVLIIAGLVPFIIPLPFMLLGVVTGTLQAYIFALLTMIYLAGAVHTDHDHEVHHDEAQAHAAA